One segment of Nocardioides sp. QY071 DNA contains the following:
- a CDS encoding MBL fold metallo-hydrolase — translation MSYTGEVTVGGPADVRELAGLTITKVAVDEKMSNNCYLLRCTDTGDQVLIDAAASPEVLLPLIGADGLSAVVTTHQHWDHHRALADVVRQTGAEVVAGEPDADAITEQTGVPVSRRVTDGDRVPVGSCELEVIRITGHTPGSICLLYRDPAGHPHLFTGDSLFPGGVGGTFGDADAFVSLIGDVETKLFGALPDDTWFYPGHGNDSQLGVERPHVAEWRERGW, via the coding sequence ATGAGCTACACCGGAGAGGTCACGGTCGGCGGTCCCGCCGACGTGCGCGAGCTGGCCGGGCTGACCATCACGAAGGTCGCCGTCGACGAGAAGATGTCGAACAACTGCTACCTGCTGCGCTGCACCGACACCGGCGACCAGGTCCTCATCGACGCCGCCGCCTCGCCCGAGGTGCTGCTCCCGCTCATCGGCGCGGACGGGCTGTCGGCCGTCGTCACCACCCACCAGCACTGGGACCACCACCGGGCGCTGGCCGACGTCGTACGACAGACGGGGGCGGAGGTCGTCGCGGGTGAGCCCGACGCCGACGCCATCACCGAGCAGACCGGCGTCCCGGTCTCCCGGCGCGTCACCGACGGCGACAGGGTGCCGGTCGGCTCCTGCGAGCTCGAGGTCATCCGGATCACCGGCCACACCCCCGGCTCGATCTGCCTGCTCTACCGCGACCCCGCCGGGCATCCCCACCTGTTCACCGGCGACTCCCTGTTCCCCGGCGGCGTCGGCGGGACCTTCGGCGATGCCGATGCGTTCGTGTCGCTGATCGGGGACGTCGAGACGAAGCTGTTCGGCGCGCTGCCGGACGACACGTGGTTCTACCCGGGCCACGGCAACGACTCGCAGCTCGGCGTCGAGCGGCCGCACGTCGCGGAGTGGCGCGAGCGGGGCTGGTAG
- a CDS encoding IS30 family transposase — MAGKRLTAEKRSVIERGYRVGLPQRTIAALVGVHPSTISRELRRHRATGYGSRSVRGRIARGGGKGYRNRYDAASAQEFADRRARRRCRRRLDHGPLREKVWELLRADWSPQQIAAMLPVMFPDDEAMRVSHETIYQALFVQTKGQLKRELTQHLRSKRMQRKPQASAAKRSSIRLSDDVLISARPAEVEDRAVPGHWEGDLLMGAKGKGSIITLVERSSRYVLLAPIPGRHTAETTRMTLAQLIATLPTDLVKSITWDRGTEMAEHARFKVETGVSVYFCDPYSPWQRGSNENTNGLLRQYWPKSSDLTGVTQTECDDVALRLNTRPRMTLNWQTPGQVLNEALVATAG; from the coding sequence ATGGCAGGAAAGCGTTTGACCGCTGAGAAGCGGTCGGTGATCGAGCGGGGTTATCGAGTTGGTCTGCCGCAGCGGACGATCGCAGCGTTGGTGGGGGTACATCCCTCGACGATCTCGCGTGAGCTGCGTCGACACCGGGCTACCGGGTACGGGTCAAGGTCGGTGCGAGGCCGGATCGCGCGCGGCGGCGGCAAGGGCTACCGGAATCGATATGACGCAGCCTCGGCCCAGGAGTTCGCCGATCGGCGGGCACGTCGGCGGTGCCGGCGCCGGCTTGACCATGGCCCGTTGCGGGAGAAGGTCTGGGAACTGCTGCGGGCCGACTGGTCCCCGCAGCAGATCGCGGCGATGCTGCCGGTGATGTTCCCCGATGACGAGGCGATGCGGGTGTCCCACGAGACGATCTACCAGGCGCTGTTCGTTCAGACCAAGGGCCAGCTCAAGCGGGAGCTCACACAGCACCTGCGTTCGAAGCGGATGCAACGAAAGCCGCAGGCCAGTGCCGCAAAACGCAGCAGCATCCGACTCAGTGATGATGTGCTGATCAGCGCACGTCCCGCCGAGGTAGAAGACCGCGCTGTACCTGGGCACTGGGAGGGTGACCTGCTGATGGGCGCCAAGGGCAAGGGGTCGATCATCACATTGGTGGAGCGCTCGAGCCGGTACGTGCTGCTGGCCCCGATCCCCGGCCGGCACACCGCCGAGACGACCCGGATGACGCTGGCACAGTTGATCGCCACGCTGCCCACCGACCTGGTGAAGTCGATCACCTGGGATCGCGGCACCGAGATGGCCGAACACGCCAGGTTCAAGGTCGAGACCGGTGTGAGCGTCTACTTCTGCGATCCCTACTCGCCTTGGCAGCGCGGCAGCAACGAGAACACCAACGGCCTGCTCCGCCAGTACTGGCCCAAGAGCTCTGACCTGACTGGAGTCACTCAGACCGAGTGCGACGACGTGGCGCTGCGGCTCAACACCCGGCCCCGCATGACGCTCAACTGGCAAACTCCCGGACAGGTGCTCAACGAGGCACTCGTTGCAACAGCGGGTTGA
- a CDS encoding NUDIX domain-containing protein — MPGPSHDAPTGPAEEQVALYGADGRPTGESVPRSQMRARNLRHAATLVVVRNSAGEVYVHRRTDTKDVFPGCYDFAAGGVLQAGEDPYDAAVREAAEELGVTGVDLQPLGEDDYTDAHTSYHAFAYTCVYDGPITWQAEEVAWGEWVSVERLREMLATREFVPDTVAVLGAWLHGVEPLWESREVTTVTSLATAMFTVADQDAAVAFYTGPLGWELRSDLAFGEGEAAGRWVEVAPPGSVAVLALNVAWDGSAPGGGAVGVEATDVRGERSRLSHEGVVVGELMGGEGPVPLMFSVADADGNTVWVVEAQPLTPGA, encoded by the coding sequence ATGCCTGGACCGTCCCACGACGCCCCGACCGGACCCGCTGAGGAACAGGTCGCCCTGTACGGCGCCGACGGCCGCCCGACCGGCGAGTCGGTGCCGCGCTCACAGATGCGGGCCCGGAACCTGCGCCACGCGGCGACCCTGGTCGTGGTGCGCAACAGCGCGGGCGAGGTCTACGTCCACCGGCGCACCGACACCAAGGACGTCTTCCCCGGCTGCTATGACTTCGCGGCCGGCGGGGTCCTCCAGGCCGGCGAGGACCCGTACGACGCCGCGGTGCGCGAGGCGGCCGAGGAGCTCGGGGTCACCGGTGTCGACCTCCAACCGCTGGGCGAGGACGACTACACCGACGCGCACACGTCGTACCACGCGTTCGCCTACACCTGCGTCTACGACGGCCCGATCACCTGGCAGGCCGAGGAGGTCGCCTGGGGCGAGTGGGTGAGCGTCGAGCGGCTGCGGGAGATGCTGGCGACGCGGGAGTTCGTGCCGGACACCGTGGCGGTGCTGGGCGCGTGGCTTCACGGCGTGGAACCGCTGTGGGAGTCTCGGGAGGTGACCACCGTGACCTCGCTCGCCACCGCCATGTTCACCGTCGCCGACCAGGACGCCGCCGTCGCGTTCTACACCGGACCGCTCGGCTGGGAGCTGCGCTCGGACCTCGCGTTCGGCGAGGGCGAGGCCGCCGGCCGATGGGTGGAGGTCGCGCCGCCGGGATCGGTCGCGGTGCTGGCGCTCAACGTCGCCTGGGACGGTTCCGCGCCGGGCGGGGGCGCCGTCGGCGTGGAGGCGACGGACGTCCGCGGGGAGCGGTCCCGCCTCTCGCACGAGGGGGTCGTCGTCGGCGAGCTCATGGGCGGCGAGGGCCCGGTGCCGCTGATGTTCTCCGTCGCCGATGCCGATGGCAACACGGTCTGGG